ATTCTTATACGTCTAATGGGAACAGTTTATAATACCTTCGAATCAATTCTATTTTTTGAATTTTATTCCAGTTGCAATATAGAAATTACGATAAATAATTACAGATCCAATTGAATACCTAAATTTGCTATTGTCCCGCTTCCTTTTACATAATAACGGCCTTCATTGGTGGCTCCTCTCACCTCCGCGTGCAGCGGGAAGTAATCATTATTTAGGATATTATTAACTGAAAAAATGAAAGCTAGATTCTTTAATTTATAGCGCGTTTGGAAATCCATCAGCCCATAGCCCGAAATCGGGTATTTGCCATAATTATATTCAGAAGGTTGAAAAACATCGCGTTTACCCAAATGTAAATATTGGAGATAGACGTTCCACCGATCTGTCAATTTGAAATCGGCATTAATATTTATTTTAAAAGGCGAAATAATGGAGTTGTCCAACTTATCCTTATACTTTCCCTCATTTTTCAAATCTTGCCTACCATCCATGTACCCGAGTATAGTACCAAACTTGAACCAGTCAACAGGAGTAATATCGACAACAAACTCCAAACCGTAAATACGTTGCGGCACTTGAATCAATTCATAATTACCAGGTGTTGACGTTTCTGCGAATGTACTGCCTTTTTTGGAGGAGCTATAATACCCTGTCAATTGGTAGCTCAACATAGAATAGGTCCCGTTTAGACCCAACTCAACGTTATTGACAACTACTGGCTTCGGATCGATTTGACTCAAAGGTACTCCATTTCGCAATACAAGCCCCACATCGCCGATAGAATATCCTTGCGAAAATGAAGCAAAGGGCTGTAGGTATTTCAATTTATTATACCTTCCTGCCAAATTGAATACAAATGCATTTGAATTGCTCTTGTCTCCCGGAGTAACTTTCCCTGCTTTTGTCAGATCCCCTACCTTAAAATCCAAGTTTTCGTACCGCACACCACCTTTCACTATCCAGTAATCGGCGAGATTAAATTTACTTTGAAGATATAAAGCCCCACTTTTCATGTTCATATCGGGTGTCACTAATCCATCGCTCAACGTTTTTTGAACCGTGTGATCTTTTAAAAGATCTACTCCATAAATTAAGGTTACTTTATTGTTGTTGGATAGATCAAAGGGCGTACTGAAATTTAGTCTAGCTCCCTTATGATCTGAATAGGTTTGGTTGTAGGTTTCAAATACCGTGTTCATATCTTCATAATACAGACTCATATTTGCTGAAGTCCGACCAAAGTTGCCATCATACTTTACATGAAAAGCTTTATTGTAAGGTGTTCCGCCATTAATCACTGTATCTGAAGGGATCCCAATAGCGGGTTTACTTCCAAACTCCCCCTTAGTGCCGACGTATTTACTATCCTGAACACTTCTATAATAGTTACCCATCAATTCAATG
The Sphingobacterium multivorum genome window above contains:
- a CDS encoding TonB-dependent receptor, with translation MEKPMTVKKNGHGQEPGIIKGKVKNSVGKGLSNVYINIDGINSTKTDNEGNFIFSKIPKGIHSMTVKHIGFQEIRSQIALEGEILELPDFVMEQTSNHLNEVVVTASRLAESIDEVPSSITYIGGKTLEDQRLINDNLPNILMQKVPSISPSEESQNNFIAKIRGRNFLVLIDGIPQSTPLRNGGRDMKTIDASAIDHIEVINGASAMYGNGAAGGIINYITKKPKINKSFHSSTSLNNSLSLVKPSETYGYNLAQVFSGSQNKFDYVVQGKIARTGVVRSSDGTIVSPFYGLGETKSYNTLAKIGYQINDNHRIELMGNYYRSVQDSKYVGTKGEFGSKPAIGIPSDTVINGGTPYNKAFHVKYDGNFGRTSANMSLYYEDMNTVFETYNQTYSDHKGARLNFSTPFDLSNNNKVTLIYGVDLLKDHTVQKTLSDGLVTPDMNMKSGALYLQSKFNLADYWIVKGGVRYENLDFKVGDLTKAGKVTPGDKSNSNAFVFNLAGRYNKLKYLQPFASFSQGYSIGDVGLVLRNGVPLSQIDPKPVVVNNVELGLNGTYSMLSYQLTGYYSSSKKGSTFAETSTPGNYELIQVPQRIYGLEFVVDITPVDWFKFGTILGYMDGRQDLKNEGKYKDKLDNSIISPFKININADFKLTDRWNVYLQYLHLGKRDVFQPSEYNYGKYPISGYGLMDFQTRYKLKNLAFIFSVNNILNNDYFPLHAEVRGATNEGRYYVKGSGTIANLGIQLDL